The Candidatus Nitrosotalea sinensis genomic interval AGAAATATTGAAGATTAATCCAAACAGCAATGTTGGTTTTCTTACAGAGTCTCAGGTAGAGGAAATAGAAAAGGCCATGAGAGATCCAACATCGGTCAACATCCCAGCATGGTTTCTAAACAGACGAAAAGATATGGACACAGGCAATAATTTTCATTTGATAACTTCAGATATTGATTTTAATGTGAGAAATGACATTGAACGAGAAAAAGGTATGAACAGTTGGAGAGGATTTAGACATACATATGGATTAAAAGTAAGAGGTCAGAGTACTCGCACCACCGGTAGAAAAGGAGGTGCAGTAGGAGTTAAGAAAGGAGGTAAAGTTTTACCAGCTGGTTCTCCAGGGGCTCCAGCTGAAGGTGCAGCAGCTCCAAAAGCTGGTGCAGCTCCTGCAGCAGCTGCAGCTCCGGCAGCGGCAGCAGCTCCAAAAGCTGGTGCAGCTCCTGCAGCAGCAAAACCAGCTGCGGAGAAAAAGAAGTAGGTGTAACACATGGGAGATCATCCAAAGAACTCACGCAAGATGTGGAGAAAACCAAAACGTCCACTCAATTATGATTTATTGAACGAAGAATTACATGTGTTGGGAACTTTTGGACTCAAAAATAAGAGAGAGTTATGGAAGGCACACACAGAGCTTTCAAGAATTAGAAATCAAGCAAGATCATTATTAGCATTAACACAAGATGTTAGAAGTAAAAAAGAACCAATACTCATGAAATCACTGGCAAGAGTCGGATTAGTTAAGGAAAATTCAACTCTCGATGACGTGTTAAATCTCAAGGTGACAGACTTTTTATCAAGAAGATTACAAACTTTCATTCAGAAAAAAGAATCGATAAAGAGTCCATATCTAGCAAGACAAATAGTAGTACACGGCCATGTCATGATTGGAGATAGAATAGTAACAATTCCGTCATACACAGTCAAAGTGGAAGAAGAAGATCAGATTCATTTGTCCCCAAAACTAGATCTGAGTAAAACAAAACACCAACAGACTCAAGAAATAAAAACAGAGCAACCGTCAGAATAACAATAGAATAATTGTTATAGCAATAAGATGTATTACATGTCAAGATGTGTTCAATTATAGGGTATCTAGGAGTAAGTTCAGCTGCTCCCATAATAGTAAAGGGCCTGAAGAGGATGGAGTACAGAGGTTATGATAGCGTAGGAGTGGCAACATTTTCGGAGCATCAGATCAATGTAAGAAAAGGAGTAGGAAAGGTCTTAGAGGTGAACAAAACTGCAAAGTTGGACGAACTTTCTGGAACTACAGGGATAGGCCATACAAGGTGGGCTACTCATGGAATGGTCACAGACACAAATGCCCATCCTCATCCATCAAGCTCAGGAGAAGTGGCCATTGTACACAATGGAATAATTGAGAATCACGAAGAGTTAAAAAAAGATCTCCAAAACAAAGGATACACATTCAAGAGCCAAACAGACAGTGAGGTAATAGCAAATCTTCTTCAATACAACTATGATAAGACCAGAGAAATTAAGAAATCAATTACAGATACAGTATCAGAATTGAAAGGAAGTTATGCATTTGTGGCAGTATTTCAAGATGGCACATTAGCAGCAGCTAGACTTCATGAACCGTTAATAGTAGGGATAAGCAAAGACGGGTATTTCATTTCAAGCGATGTGCTAGGATTTGTAGAATATACTGACGAAGTAATTTACATAGATAACAAGGAATTTGTAACAATAGATAACAACGGTCTAAAGATTTTTGATTTTAATGCAAATCCAGTACAACATAGCATAACTAAGGTATCAAAAGAATTTGCAGATGCATACAAAGGAGAATATGCACATTACACTTTAAAAGAAATTTCAGAGCAACCGTCAACAATACTGAATGCAGGAAATAATACAAGACTGGAAATTGATTTAGCAGCAGATTCGATAAAACATGCAAAAAATGTGTACATTACGGGAAGTGGAACAAGTTATAATGCTGCATTAATTGCAAAGTTTCTTTTTTCAAAATATGCAAAGATAAAGATAGACCCAGTTATTTCTAGTGAAGCACAGTTTTCAC includes:
- a CDS encoding 30S ribosomal protein S13 encodes the protein MSSQEFRHIVRIAGKDIPGTKKTIIGVGQVKGIGYNFAKSLLEILKINPNSNVGFLTESQVEEIEKAMRDPTSVNIPAWFLNRRKDMDTGNNFHLITSDIDFNVRNDIEREKGMNSWRGFRHTYGLKVRGQSTRTTGRKGGAVGVKKGGKVLPAGSPGAPAEGAAAPKAGAAPAAAAAPAAAAAPKAGAAPAAAKPAAEKKK
- a CDS encoding 30S ribosomal protein S4 — translated: MGDHPKNSRKMWRKPKRPLNYDLLNEELHVLGTFGLKNKRELWKAHTELSRIRNQARSLLALTQDVRSKKEPILMKSLARVGLVKENSTLDDVLNLKVTDFLSRRLQTFIQKKESIKSPYLARQIVVHGHVMIGDRIVTIPSYTVKVEEEDQIHLSPKLDLSKTKHQQTQEIKTEQPSE
- the glmS gene encoding glutamine--fructose-6-phosphate transaminase (isomerizing); this translates as MCSIIGYLGVSSAAPIIVKGLKRMEYRGYDSVGVATFSEHQINVRKGVGKVLEVNKTAKLDELSGTTGIGHTRWATHGMVTDTNAHPHPSSSGEVAIVHNGIIENHEELKKDLQNKGYTFKSQTDSEVIANLLQYNYDKTREIKKSITDTVSELKGSYAFVAVFQDGTLAAARLHEPLIVGISKDGYFISSDVLGFVEYTDEVIYIDNKEFVTIDNNGLKIFDFNANPVQHSITKVSKEFADAYKGEYAHYTLKEISEQPSTILNAGNNTRLEIDLAADSIKHAKNVYITGSGTSYNAALIAKFLFSKYAKIKIDPVISSEAQFSPDIFEEKSILIAVSQSGESADVLETVNIAKKTGSKIISIVNIMTSSLVHQSSVAMGLNCGPEIGVAATKSFTSQLVVIYKIVDNICNGCIGLDLTNASEAIKKIISNDSKIKEVAKRLKNVSDIYVLGRGIHYPIALEGSLKLKELTYIHAEGLPGGELKHGPLALMDSNSYVLIINPNDSTYNDTLTSAREIKARGAKIIGISDMPSDVYDYWLDIPSVSESLYPLVEIVPIQLLAYHSAVDRDFDPDYPRNLAKSVTVK